One part of the Bacillus sp. FJAT-45350 genome encodes these proteins:
- the nusG gene encoding transcription termination/antitermination protein NusG has product MEKNWYVVHTYSGYENKVKANLEKRVESMDMLDKIFRVLVPVEEETEVKNGKSKTVSRKVFPGYVIVEMVMTDDSWYVVRNTPGVTGFVGSAGAGSKPTALLPEEVESILKQMGVDEPRTDIDFEIKESVKVTEGPFANFIGTIEEIQMDKRKIKVHVNMFGRETPVELEFTQVEKI; this is encoded by the coding sequence ATGGAGAAAAACTGGTATGTAGTGCACACGTATTCGGGGTACGAGAATAAAGTGAAGGCGAACCTTGAAAAAAGGGTAGAGTCTATGGACATGTTGGATAAAATCTTTCGTGTTTTAGTACCTGTAGAAGAAGAAACTGAAGTAAAGAATGGTAAGTCAAAAACTGTATCAAGGAAAGTATTCCCTGGTTATGTAATAGTTGAAATGGTTATGACGGACGATTCATGGTATGTTGTTAGGAACACACCAGGTGTGACTGGATTTGTTGGTTCAGCTGGTGCTGGTTCAAAACCAACTGCTTTATTACCAGAAGAAGTTGAATCTATTCTGAAACAAATGGGTGTTGACGAGCCTAGAACTGACATTGACTTTGAAATTAAAGAGTCTGTTAAGGTAACAGAAGGGCCGTTTGCTAACTTCATTGGTACGATTGAAGAGATCCAAATGGACAAGCGTAAGATCAAGGTACATGTAAATATGTTTGGTCGTGAAACGCCTGTAGAATTGGAGTTTACACAAGTAGAAAAGATTTAG
- the rplL gene encoding 50S ribosomal protein L7/L12: MTKDQIIEAVKEMTVLELNDLVKAIEEEFGVSAAAPVAVAGGAADAGAAEQTEFDVVLESAGGSKINVIKVVREITGLGLKEAKALVDGAPAPIKEGVSKDEAEEMKAKLEEAGASVEVK, encoded by the coding sequence ATGACTAAAGATCAAATCATTGAAGCGGTTAAAGAAATGACAGTTTTAGAATTAAACGACTTAGTAAAAGCTATCGAGGAAGAGTTTGGCGTAAGTGCTGCTGCTCCTGTAGCTGTTGCTGGTGGAGCTGCTGATGCAGGTGCTGCTGAGCAAACTGAATTCGACGTAGTTCTTGAGTCTGCTGGCGGTTCAAAAATCAACGTAATCAAAGTGGTTCGTGAAATCACGGGTCTAGGCTTAAAAGAAGCTAAAGCTTTAGTTGATGGCGCTCCTGCTCCAATTAAAGAAGGCGTATCTAAAGACGAAGCTGAAGAAATGAAAGCTAAACTTGAAGAAGCTGGAGCTTCTGTAGAAGTTAAGTAA
- a CDS encoding 50S ribosomal protein L7ae-like protein: MSYEKVSQVTNLIIGTKQTLKALDNGMAKEVFIASDADKRIILKVENLAKKKGVPITIVDSMKKLGKAAGIDVGATTVTLTK, from the coding sequence ATGTCTTATGAAAAAGTGTCACAGGTTACGAACCTTATAATTGGTACAAAGCAAACATTAAAAGCTCTAGATAATGGAATGGCCAAAGAGGTATTTATAGCAAGTGATGCAGACAAAAGGATTATCCTGAAAGTTGAAAACCTTGCTAAGAAAAAAGGCGTTCCAATTACAATCGTTGATTCTATGAAGAAGCTTGGAAAAGCTGCAGGAATTGATGTAGGAGCAACCACTGTTACGTTAACAAAGTAA
- a CDS encoding class I SAM-dependent methyltransferase produces MSEHYYTDKPTVESNEHTFPFELRGKRFMFTSDSGVFSKKEIDFGSKLLIEKFTFPEREGDILDVGCGYGPIGISLANEDKERTVWMIDVNERALQLSKKNASANQVTNIVIEKSDLLSNITKNDFTSIVTNPPIRAGKQVVHELYEQAYEHLKIEGELWVVIQKKQGAPSTIEKLETMFQEVEVVEKKKGYFIIKAKKY; encoded by the coding sequence ATGTCAGAACATTATTATACGGATAAGCCTACAGTGGAAAGTAATGAACATACATTTCCTTTTGAATTAAGAGGTAAACGCTTTATGTTCACATCTGATAGTGGTGTATTTTCTAAAAAGGAAATAGACTTTGGGAGTAAATTATTGATTGAAAAATTTACGTTTCCTGAAAGAGAAGGAGATATCCTAGATGTAGGTTGTGGTTATGGTCCAATTGGAATATCTTTAGCGAATGAAGATAAAGAACGAACAGTGTGGATGATCGATGTGAATGAAAGAGCTTTACAGCTCTCGAAGAAAAATGCATCTGCAAATCAGGTTACAAATATAGTTATTGAAAAAAGTGATTTACTTTCTAACATAACTAAAAATGACTTTACAAGTATTGTGACAAACCCACCGATACGAGCAGGGAAGCAAGTTGTTCATGAGCTCTATGAGCAAGCGTATGAGCATCTGAAAATTGAAGGAGAGTTATGGGTTGTCATACAAAAGAAACAAGGAGCTCCATCAACAATTGAAAAGTTAGAGACTATGTTTCAGGAAGTAGAAGTAGTAGAGAAGAAAAAAGGCTATTTTATAATTAAGGCAAAAAAATATTGA
- the rplA gene encoding 50S ribosomal protein L1, protein MAKKGKKYQDAIKLVNRETVYTAEEAIELVKKTATAKFDETVEVAVRLGVDPKKADQQIRGAVVLPNGTGKTQRVLVFAKGEKAKEAEAAGADYVGDEDYINKISQGWFDFDVIVATPDMMGSVGKLGRVLGPKGLMPNPKTGTVTFEVTKAVNEIKAGKVEYRVDKAGNIHAPIGKVSFDSNKLVENLTTIIETLVKVKPAAAKGTYMKNVAVSSTMGPGVKVNAASVSK, encoded by the coding sequence GTGGCTAAAAAAGGTAAGAAATATCAAGACGCTATTAAATTAGTTAATCGTGAAACTGTATATACAGCTGAAGAAGCGATTGAGTTAGTTAAAAAGACAGCTACTGCAAAGTTCGATGAAACTGTAGAAGTTGCTGTTCGTTTAGGTGTAGACCCTAAGAAAGCAGACCAACAGATTCGTGGTGCTGTTGTTCTTCCAAACGGAACTGGTAAAACACAACGTGTGCTAGTTTTCGCTAAAGGAGAAAAAGCAAAAGAAGCAGAAGCTGCTGGAGCTGACTATGTAGGTGACGAGGATTACATTAACAAAATTAGCCAAGGTTGGTTTGACTTTGACGTAATCGTTGCTACACCTGACATGATGGGTTCTGTTGGTAAATTAGGACGTGTATTAGGACCTAAAGGATTAATGCCTAACCCTAAAACTGGTACTGTTACATTTGAAGTAACAAAAGCTGTTAACGAAATTAAGGCTGGTAAAGTTGAATACCGTGTTGATAAAGCTGGTAACATCCACGCTCCTATCGGTAAAGTTTCTTTCGATTCAAACAAACTTGTTGAGAACTTAACAACTATTATCGAAACTTTAGTTAAAGTTAAGCCTGCAGCAGCAAAAGGTACTTACATGAAGAATGTAGCTGTTTCATCTACTATGGGACCTGGTGTAAAAGTTAACGCTGCTAGCGTTTCTAAATAA
- the rplJ gene encoding 50S ribosomal protein L10 has protein sequence MSVLEQKKQVVSDIAVKLRDSKSTVVVDYRGLTVSEVTELRKQLREAGVEFKVYKNSLTRRATEEADLSALNEQLVGPTAIAFSNDDVIAPAKIINEFAKKHEALEIKAGVIEGQVASLEEVKALAELPSREGLLSMLANVLQAPVRGLALVTKAVAEQKEEQGA, from the coding sequence ATGAGCGTACTAGAACAGAAAAAACAGGTTGTTTCTGATATCGCTGTTAAATTACGTGATAGTAAATCTACTGTAGTTGTAGACTACCGTGGACTTACTGTTTCTGAAGTGACTGAGCTTCGTAAACAATTACGTGAAGCAGGAGTAGAATTCAAAGTATACAAAAACTCACTTACTCGCCGTGCGACTGAAGAAGCGGATTTATCTGCTCTTAATGAGCAATTAGTAGGTCCTACTGCTATTGCTTTCAGTAATGATGATGTTATCGCGCCAGCGAAAATCATCAACGAGTTTGCTAAGAAGCATGAAGCTTTAGAAATTAAAGCAGGTGTTATCGAAGGACAAGTAGCATCACTTGAAGAAGTGAAAGCATTAGCTGAGCTTCCTTCACGTGAAGGACTTCTTTCTATGCTTGCTAACGTACTTCAAGCTCCAGTTCGTGGACTTGCATTGGTTACAAAAGCTGTTGCTGAGCAAAAAGAAGAACAAGGTGCATAA
- the rplK gene encoding 50S ribosomal protein L11 has protein sequence MAKKVIKMVKLQIPAGKANPAPPVGPALGQAGVNIMGFCKEFNARTSDQAGLIIPVEITVFEDRSFTFITKTPPAAVLLKKAAGIESGSGEPNVKKVATVKRDKVREIAETKMPDLNAANVESAMRMVEGTARSMGIVIED, from the coding sequence GTGGCTAAAAAGGTTATTAAAATGGTTAAATTACAAATCCCTGCTGGGAAAGCTAATCCAGCACCGCCGGTTGGGCCTGCACTAGGACAAGCTGGTGTTAATATTATGGGTTTCTGTAAAGAATTTAACGCTCGTACTTCAGACCAAGCTGGTCTTATTATCCCAGTTGAAATTACGGTTTTTGAAGACCGTTCATTTACATTTATCACTAAAACTCCACCTGCTGCTGTTTTACTTAAGAAAGCAGCAGGTATTGAGAGCGGATCTGGTGAGCCTAACGTTAAGAAAGTGGCTACAGTTAAGCGTGATAAAGTACGTGAGATTGCTGAAACAAAAATGCCTGACTTAAACGCTGCTAATGTTGAATCTGCAATGCGTATGGTTGAAGGAACAGCAAGAAGTATGGGTATTGTTATCGAAGACTAA
- the rpoC gene encoding DNA-directed RNA polymerase subunit beta', producing the protein MIDVNNFEYMKIGLASPNKIRSWSRGEVKKPETINYRTLKPEKDGLFCERIFGPTKDWECHCGKYKRVRYKGVVCDRCGVEVTRAKVRRERMGHIELAAPVSHIWYFKGIPSRMGLVLDMSPRSLEEVIYFASYVVTDQGDTPLEKKQLLSEKEYRSYREKYGRSFTAEMGAEAIKKLLADINLEKEVEALKEELTTAQGQRRTRAIKRLEVLEAFRNSGNEPPWMILDVLPVIPPELRPMVQLDGGRFATSDLNDLYRRVINRNNRLKRLLDLGAPNIIVQNEKRMLQEAVDALIDNGRRGRPVTGPGNRPLKSLSHMLKGKQGRFRQNLLGKRVDYSGRSVIVVGPQLKMYQCGLPKEMALELFKPFVMKELVSKGLAHNIKSAKRKVERVQPEVWDVLEEVIREHPVLLNRAPTLHRLGIQAFEPTLVEGRAIKLHPLVCTAYNADFDGDQMAVHVPLSAEAQAEARILMLAAQNILNPKDGKPVVTPSQDMVLGNYYLTLERENAKGEGAIFKDTNEALIAYQNGYVHLHSRVAIPVRSLGKTTFSEEESDKLLLTTVGKLIFNEILPESFPYMNEPTTYNLQVATPERYIVENTTNVKELFAEREVVNPFKKGFLGNVIAEVFKKFKITETSKMLDRMKDLGFRYSTKAGITVGVSDIVVLAEKKEIIKGAEEKVERVLKQFRRGLITEEERYDRVISIWSEAKDVIQNKLMGSLNKLNPIFMMSDSGARGNASNFTQLAGMRGLMANPSGRIIELPIKSSFREGLTVLEYFISTHGARKGLADTALKTADSGYLTRRLVDVAQDVIVRDDDCGTDRGLEVAAIKEGTEVIENLYDRLTGRVAFKTIRHPETNETIVEKNELIDEDIAKVIVEAGIEEVTIRSVFTCDTRHGVCKQCYGRNLATGSDVEVGEAVGIIAAQSIGEPGTQLTMRTFHTGGVAGDDITQGLPRIQELFEARNPKGQAVISEIEGKIININEADKREVTVQGEMETKTYAIPYGARIKVVLDDEVIPGQEITEGSIDPKELLGITGIHGVQEYLLREVQKVYRMQGVEIGDKHVEVMVRQMLRKIRVIDAGETDVLPGSLIEIQQFNDANHKVLVKGEHPALGRPVLLGITKASLETDSFLSAASFQETTRVLTDAAIKGKRDELLGLKENVIIGKLVPAGTGMQRYRNIDIKSKYDEEVPEQDVEETIEDVVTQE; encoded by the coding sequence TTGATAGATGTCAATAACTTTGAATATATGAAGATTGGCCTTGCATCGCCAAACAAAATTCGTTCATGGTCACGGGGAGAAGTTAAGAAACCAGAAACGATAAACTATCGTACATTAAAGCCGGAAAAAGACGGTTTATTCTGTGAGAGAATCTTTGGTCCAACGAAGGACTGGGAATGTCATTGCGGAAAGTATAAACGTGTTCGTTATAAAGGTGTTGTTTGTGACCGTTGTGGTGTTGAAGTAACGAGAGCCAAAGTTCGTCGTGAGCGTATGGGTCATATTGAACTAGCAGCTCCTGTTTCTCACATTTGGTATTTCAAAGGAATTCCAAGTCGAATGGGTCTTGTACTAGATATGTCACCTCGTTCACTAGAGGAAGTAATTTATTTTGCTTCTTACGTAGTAACAGATCAAGGTGATACACCATTAGAGAAGAAACAGCTTCTTTCTGAAAAAGAATATCGTTCATACCGTGAAAAGTATGGCCGTTCATTCACAGCAGAGATGGGTGCAGAAGCAATTAAGAAGCTTCTAGCAGATATTAACCTTGAAAAAGAAGTAGAGGCATTAAAAGAAGAGCTTACTACAGCTCAGGGTCAAAGAAGAACTCGTGCGATTAAGCGATTAGAAGTGCTTGAAGCGTTCCGTAACTCTGGAAATGAGCCACCGTGGATGATTCTTGATGTACTTCCGGTTATTCCACCTGAGTTACGTCCGATGGTACAGCTAGATGGTGGTCGTTTTGCGACGTCTGACTTAAATGACCTATATCGTCGTGTTATTAACCGTAATAACCGTTTAAAGAGGTTATTAGATCTAGGCGCTCCTAATATCATTGTTCAAAATGAAAAGCGTATGCTACAGGAAGCTGTCGATGCTCTTATTGATAATGGTCGTCGTGGTCGTCCGGTTACAGGTCCGGGTAACCGTCCTTTAAAATCGTTATCTCACATGCTAAAAGGTAAGCAAGGTCGTTTCCGTCAGAACTTACTTGGTAAGCGTGTTGACTACTCTGGACGTTCCGTTATCGTAGTAGGACCTCAACTGAAGATGTATCAGTGTGGACTTCCTAAAGAAATGGCGTTAGAGCTATTTAAGCCTTTTGTTATGAAAGAGCTTGTTAGTAAAGGCTTAGCACACAATATTAAGAGTGCGAAGCGTAAAGTTGAGCGTGTACAACCTGAAGTATGGGACGTACTAGAAGAGGTTATTAGAGAGCATCCAGTTCTACTGAACCGTGCACCGACTCTTCATAGGCTAGGTATCCAAGCATTCGAACCAACTCTTGTTGAAGGTCGTGCAATTAAGCTGCATCCATTAGTATGTACAGCATATAACGCTGACTTTGATGGAGACCAAATGGCTGTTCACGTACCGTTATCAGCCGAGGCTCAAGCAGAGGCTCGCATTTTAATGCTAGCTGCTCAAAATATCTTAAACCCTAAGGATGGTAAGCCTGTAGTTACACCGTCACAGGATATGGTATTAGGAAACTACTACCTAACATTAGAGCGTGAAAATGCAAAGGGTGAAGGAGCTATCTTTAAAGATACGAATGAAGCTCTTATTGCATACCAAAATGGTTATGTACACTTACATAGCCGAGTCGCGATCCCAGTTAGGTCGTTAGGAAAGACAACATTCTCTGAAGAAGAGTCTGATAAATTGTTATTAACGACTGTAGGTAAGTTGATTTTTAACGAAATTTTACCTGAATCATTCCCTTACATGAATGAACCTACAACATATAATTTACAAGTAGCAACACCAGAAAGATATATTGTTGAAAATACAACGAATGTAAAAGAACTTTTTGCAGAGCGTGAAGTAGTTAATCCGTTCAAAAAAGGCTTCTTAGGAAATGTCATTGCGGAAGTATTTAAGAAATTCAAAATTACGGAAACTTCAAAAATGCTAGACCGAATGAAAGATCTTGGATTTAGATATTCTACGAAGGCGGGTATCACAGTTGGTGTTTCTGATATCGTAGTACTTGCTGAAAAGAAAGAGATCATCAAAGGGGCAGAAGAGAAGGTTGAACGTGTCTTAAAACAGTTCAGACGTGGTTTAATTACAGAGGAAGAGCGGTATGACCGTGTTATCTCTATATGGAGTGAAGCAAAGGATGTTATTCAAAATAAATTAATGGGTTCATTAAACAAATTAAACCCAATCTTTATGATGAGTGACTCTGGTGCCCGTGGTAACGCATCTAACTTTACACAGTTAGCTGGTATGCGTGGTCTGATGGCCAACCCATCTGGACGTATTATCGAGCTTCCAATTAAATCAAGTTTCCGTGAAGGGTTAACAGTATTAGAGTACTTTATCTCTACGCATGGTGCCCGTAAAGGTCTTGCTGATACAGCTCTTAAGACTGCCGATTCTGGCTACCTAACTCGTCGTCTAGTTGACGTAGCACAAGATGTTATCGTTCGTGATGATGATTGTGGAACGGATCGTGGTCTAGAAGTAGCAGCTATTAAAGAGGGAACAGAAGTTATTGAAAATCTATACGACCGCCTAACAGGGCGTGTTGCGTTCAAAACAATTCGTCACCCAGAAACAAATGAGACAATCGTTGAGAAAAATGAATTAATAGATGAAGATATAGCGAAAGTGATCGTTGAAGCTGGAATTGAAGAAGTAACAATTCGTTCTGTCTTTACGTGTGATACTCGCCATGGAGTTTGTAAACAATGTTATGGTCGAAACCTTGCTACAGGAAGCGATGTAGAAGTAGGGGAAGCTGTAGGTATTATCGCCGCTCAATCAATTGGTGAGCCAGGTACACAGTTAACGATGCGTACATTCCATACGGGTGGTGTAGCTGGAGACGATATTACTCAAGGGTTACCGCGTATCCAGGAACTATTTGAAGCGCGTAATCCAAAAGGTCAGGCTGTAATTTCTGAAATTGAAGGTAAAATCATTAATATCAATGAAGCAGATAAGCGTGAAGTTACTGTACAAGGGGAAATGGAAACGAAGACGTATGCCATCCCTTACGGTGCGCGTATAAAAGTAGTTTTAGATGATGAAGTAATCCCAGGACAAGAGATTACTGAAGGTTCTATCGATCCAAAAGAATTACTTGGTATTACAGGAATCCATGGTGTTCAAGAATACTTGCTTCGTGAAGTACAAAAAGTATACCGTATGCAAGGGGTAGAAATTGGAGATAAACACGTTGAGGTTATGGTAAGACAAATGCTTCGTAAAATTCGTGTTATCGATGCTGGTGAAACAGACGTACTTCCTGGTTCACTTATCGAGATCCAACAATTTAATGATGCGAACCATAAAGTATTGGTTAAAGGGGAACATCCAGCATTAGGTCGTCCAGTACTTCTAGGTATTACGAAGGCTTCTCTAGAAACAGACTCGTTCCTATCAGCAGCTTCGTTCCAAGAGACAACAAGAGTTCTTACAGATGCTGCCATTAAAGGTAAAAGAGATGAGTTGCTTGGACTTAAAGAAAATGTTATCATCGGTAAGCTTGTACCAGCAGGAACAGGTATGCAACGCTACCGTAATATTGATATCAAATCAAAATATGATGAAGAAGTACCAGAGCAAGACGTCGAAGAAACAATTGAAGATGTGGTCACTCAAGAATAA
- the rpoB gene encoding DNA-directed RNA polymerase subunit beta, translated as MTGQLVQYGRHRQRRSYARINEVLELPNLIEIQTASYQWFLDEGLREMFQDISPIQDFTGNLVLEFIDYSLGEPKYSVDESKERDVTYAAPLRVKVRLINKETGEVKEQEVFMGDFPLMTETGTFVINGAERVIVSQLVRSPSVYYSQKIDKNGKKGFTATVIPNRGAWLELETDAKDIVYVRIDRTRKIPVTVLLRALGFGSDQEIVDLLGEDEYLRNTLEKDNTDGTDKALLEIYERLRPGEPPTVDNAKSLLESRFFDPKRYDLANVGRYKINKKLHIKNRLFNQRLAETLVDPETGEIIAESGTLLDRRTLDRILPSLEKDVGFRTARVSGGVVEDADIEMQSFEIYSPDDQEGERTIKVIGNGLIEKSVKHITPSDILASINYFFNLLHGVGDTDDIDHLGNRRLRSVGELLQNQFRIGLSRMERVVRERMSIQDPNMITPQALINIRPVIASIKEFFGSSQLSQFMDQTNPLAELTHKRRLSALGPGGLTRERAGFEVRDVHYSHYGRMCPIETPEGPNIGLINSLSSYAKVNEFGFMETPYRRVDPETGRVTAQIDYLTADEEDNYVVAQANALLNEDGSFVNENIISRFKGENIVVPRERLDYMDVSPKQVVSAATSCIPFLENDDSNRALMGANMQRQAVPLLVPEAPLVGTGMEHVSAKDSGAAIVSKHPGVVERVTAREVWVRRIEEVDGKEVKGDLDKYKLQKFIRSNQGTSYNQRPIVAEGDIVEKREILADGPSMEQGEMALGRNVLVGFMTWEGYNYEDAIILSERLVKDDVYTSIHIEEYESEARDTKLGPEEITRDIPNVGEDALKNLDERGIIRTGAEVKDGDILVGKVTPKGVTELTAEERLLHAIFGEKAREVRDTSLRAPHGGDGIVLDVKIFNREDGDELPPGVNQLVRVYIVQKRKIHEGDKMAGRHGNKGVISRIMPEEDMPFLPDGTPIDIMLNPLGVPSRMNIGQVLELHLGMAARKLGIHVASPVFDGAREEDVWGTLDEAGMARDGKTVLYDGRTGEPFDNRVSVGIMYMIKLAHMVDDKLHARSTGPYSLVTQQPLGGKAQFGGQRFGEMEVWALEAYGAAYTLQEILTVKSDDVVGRVKTYEAIVKGENVPEPGVPESFKVLIKELQSLGMDVKMLSSNEEEIEMRELDDEDEQSNDKLNLNVESNEING; from the coding sequence TTGACAGGTCAACTAGTTCAGTATGGACGCCACCGCCAAAGAAGAAGCTACGCTCGAATTAATGAAGTTCTTGAACTTCCTAATTTGATCGAAATTCAGACTGCTTCTTATCAATGGTTTCTTGATGAGGGTTTACGAGAGATGTTTCAAGATATTTCCCCGATTCAGGATTTCACGGGAAACTTAGTATTGGAATTTATTGATTACAGTTTAGGCGAACCGAAATATTCGGTTGATGAATCTAAAGAGCGAGATGTTACATATGCAGCACCGCTACGTGTTAAAGTCCGTTTAATTAACAAAGAAACGGGTGAAGTGAAAGAGCAAGAAGTATTTATGGGTGATTTCCCATTAATGACAGAAACAGGTACGTTCGTCATCAATGGTGCTGAGCGCGTTATTGTTTCACAGCTTGTACGTTCACCAAGTGTGTACTATAGTCAAAAGATTGACAAAAATGGTAAAAAAGGTTTTACAGCAACTGTAATTCCTAACCGTGGGGCTTGGCTAGAGCTGGAAACAGATGCCAAAGATATCGTTTATGTGAGAATAGATCGTACTAGGAAGATACCTGTTACGGTTCTTTTGCGTGCGCTTGGGTTCGGTTCGGACCAAGAAATCGTTGATCTTCTTGGTGAAGATGAGTACTTGCGTAACACGCTAGAGAAGGATAATACAGATGGTACTGATAAAGCGCTATTAGAAATCTATGAGCGTCTACGTCCAGGAGAACCTCCAACAGTAGATAATGCAAAAAGTTTATTAGAGTCTCGTTTCTTTGATCCGAAACGTTATGACTTAGCAAATGTTGGTCGTTACAAAATTAACAAGAAGCTTCATATCAAAAATCGTCTATTTAATCAACGATTAGCAGAAACTCTTGTTGACCCTGAAACAGGGGAGATCATTGCAGAATCAGGAACACTCTTAGATCGTCGTACTCTAGATCGTATCCTTCCTAGCTTAGAGAAGGATGTTGGATTCCGTACTGCTAGAGTATCAGGTGGAGTAGTAGAAGATGCTGATATTGAAATGCAGTCATTCGAAATCTATTCTCCTGATGACCAAGAAGGAGAGCGTACGATTAAAGTAATCGGTAATGGATTGATCGAAAAAAGTGTAAAGCATATTACACCTTCAGATATCCTTGCTTCGATTAACTATTTCTTTAATTTACTTCATGGTGTCGGTGACACAGATGATATTGACCATTTAGGAAACCGTCGCCTTCGTTCAGTTGGAGAATTGCTTCAAAACCAATTCCGTATTGGGCTTTCGAGAATGGAACGTGTTGTTCGAGAGAGAATGTCAATTCAAGATCCGAATATGATTACACCTCAAGCGTTAATCAATATTCGTCCGGTAATTGCTTCTATTAAAGAGTTCTTTGGTAGTTCTCAGCTTTCTCAGTTCATGGACCAAACAAATCCATTAGCTGAGTTAACTCATAAGCGACGTCTATCGGCATTAGGACCTGGTGGTCTGACTCGTGAGCGTGCGGGCTTTGAAGTACGTGACGTTCACTACTCTCACTATGGTCGTATGTGTCCGATTGAAACGCCAGAGGGTCCGAACATTGGGTTAATTAACTCATTATCTTCTTATGCGAAAGTAAATGAATTTGGCTTTATGGAAACTCCGTATCGTCGGGTTGACCCTGAAACAGGAAGAGTAACAGCTCAAATTGATTACTTAACTGCAGATGAAGAGGATAACTATGTAGTAGCCCAAGCGAATGCCTTACTTAATGAAGATGGGTCATTTGTTAATGAGAACATCATTTCTCGTTTCAAAGGGGAGAACATTGTTGTTCCACGTGAGCGACTTGACTATATGGACGTATCTCCTAAGCAAGTTGTATCAGCGGCAACGTCGTGTATCCCGTTCTTAGAGAATGATGACTCGAACCGTGCGTTAATGGGAGCGAACATGCAACGTCAAGCAGTTCCTCTTCTTGTTCCAGAAGCACCACTTGTTGGTACTGGTATGGAGCATGTTTCAGCGAAAGACTCAGGTGCAGCGATTGTATCTAAGCATCCTGGTGTTGTTGAACGTGTTACAGCGAGAGAGGTATGGGTTCGCCGTATTGAAGAAGTAGATGGTAAAGAAGTTAAAGGTGATTTAGATAAATATAAGCTTCAAAAGTTTATTCGTTCTAACCAAGGTACGAGTTATAATCAACGTCCGATCGTAGCAGAAGGTGACATTGTTGAAAAACGTGAAATTCTTGCTGATGGGCCATCAATGGAGCAAGGGGAAATGGCTCTTGGCCGTAACGTCCTTGTTGGCTTCATGACATGGGAAGGGTATAACTACGAGGATGCGATTATTCTTAGTGAGCGTCTTGTAAAGGATGACGTGTATACATCTATTCATATTGAAGAATATGAATCTGAAGCACGTGATACGAAGCTTGGGCCAGAAGAAATCACTCGTGATATCCCGAACGTTGGGGAAGATGCGTTAAAGAATTTAGATGAACGTGGAATCATTCGCACTGGTGCGGAAGTAAAAGATGGAGACATTCTAGTTGGTAAAGTAACACCAAAAGGGGTTACGGAACTAACAGCAGAAGAACGTCTTTTACATGCAATTTTCGGTGAAAAGGCTCGTGAAGTACGTGATACGTCATTAAGAGCACCTCATGGTGGAGACGGTATCGTTCTTGATGTAAAAATCTTCAACCGAGAAGACGGTGACGAATTACCACCAGGTGTAAATCAACTTGTACGTGTGTATATCGTACAAAAACGTAAAATTCATGAAGGCGATAAAATGGCTGGTCGTCATGGTAACAAAGGTGTAATTTCTCGTATTATGCCAGAAGAAGATATGCCATTCTTACCGGATGGTACACCAATTGATATCATGTTAAACCCATTAGGGGTGCCTTCTCGTATGAACATCGGTCAGGTACTAGAGCTTCACTTAGGTATGGCTGCAAGAAAGCTAGGTATTCATGTAGCATCACCGGTATTTGATGGAGCACGTGAGGAAGATGTATGGGGTACGTTAGATGAAGCTGGTATGGCTAGAGACGGGAAAACCGTATTATATGATGGACGTACAGGTGAACCATTCGATAACCGTGTTTCTGTTGGGATTATGTACATGATCAAACTAGCTCACATGGTTGATGATAAGCTACATGCTCGTTCAACTGGACCATACTCATTAGTAACGCAACAGCCACTAGGTGGTAAAGCACAATTTGGTGGGCAGCGTTTCGGTGAGATGGAGGTTTGGGCACTTGAAGCTTATGGTGCAGCATACACGTTACAAGAAATCCTTACTGTTAAGTCAGATGACGTCGTTGGACGTGTGAAGACATATGAAGCAATTGTTAAAGGTGAAAATGTTCCAGAACCAGGTGTTCCTGAGTCATTTAAAGTTCTAATTAAAGAGCTTCAAAGTCTTGGTATGGACGTTAAGATGCTCTCTAGTAACGAGGAAGAGATCGAGATGAGAGAACTTGATGATGAAGATGAACAGTCAAATGATAAGTTGAATTTAAATGTTGAATCAAATGAGATAAATGGATAA